TACCGGGACGACCCACTAAAGGTAGCGAGACATTTGCAGTTTATAATTAGACAACATGATCCGGACTGGGATGATATTCAGCTGCTGTTAGATCAGCTGACCGAAACAGAGAAACAACTGGTCTTAAAAACAGCACAAACCCTCACTGAGGACAGTTTGCAAGGAACAAATGAAGACATTAAAGACCATTTCCCATTACAAAATCCTCGCTGGGACCCAAATACAAAACATGGAAGGGAGCTTTTGGAGAGATACCGAGAATGGGTAATAAAGGGAGTAGAAAGAGCTATCCCTAGAACAGTGAACTGGTCTAAATTATTTGAAGTGAAACAGGGTCCCCAGGAGACTCCCTCGGAATTCCTTGAAAGGCTGAGGAATGTAATGAGAAAACATACCTCCCTGGACCCGAGGTCTGAAGAGGGCATACAGCAGCTCGTATCGTTGTTCACAGGGCAGTCTGCAGGGGATGtaagaagaaaactgcaaaaactAAGAGCACCAGCTAGTTGGAACTTGGAAAGTTTGCTAGAGGAGGCTTGGAGAGTGTTTAGCAATCGGGAGGAGGTAGATAATAGAGAGGACAGAAAGGTATTGATGACAGCTttgcaagaaacaagaaagggTGGGATGAACAAAGTGAGGAAGCCCCTGGAGAAGGACCAGTGCGCCCTCTGCAGGAAAAAGGGGCTCTGGAAAAATGAATGCCcgctgagaaaacagaaagaaaaagggggggcATGGAATAAGATCCAAGCCCCGGTGGAAAAGGACTGCTAGGGCGAATCTACCCTAGCAGATTCAATGGTTAAGATAAAGCTAGGGAGTAAACAGCAGAGCGTGGAGTTTCTAATAGATACTGGTGCAGCCTGCTCAGTACTAAATGAAGAATTAACTCCATTAAGTAAAGAATTTATGACTGTAAAAGGGGCCACTGGTCAACCCGAAAAGGCTTTACTTCCTTAAACCTCTGAAATATAAATTGGGGAAGCAGGTAGGGATACATCGATTTTTATACCTACCTGACTCACCACATCACCTCTTAGGACGGGATCTCTTAGAATTATTAGGggcagaaataaaatttgaggCAGGAAAGATGCGGTTTAAAGTAAGGGATGATTCTTTAATTGAGGTACTTAGTCTGGCATTGATAACAACCCCAGGGAATACAGGGATGCCTGAGGAAATTAGTAATCAGGTCTATCCAGGGGTATGGGCAACGGAAACCCCAGGGCGTGCAAAAAACGCCCCTCCTGTGGTAATTAATATAAAGCAAGGAGCTCAACCCCCACGAATTAAACAATACCCCCTAAGGATAGAAGATAGAGAGGGAGCACAACCATTAATTGATAAATTCATGAGACATGGGTTATTAGTGGAATGTGAATCTAAACGTATGTAACACCCCAATACTCCCGATTAAGAAACTGGACAGGAGCTACCATATAGTGCAGGATCTGAGAGCAACTAATAAAATAGTAGAGGATCTGTATCCTCTGGTAGCAAACCCATATACACTGCTTACAAAACTATCTAGTGAATTGGCTTGGTTTACCGTACTGGATCTAAAGGATGCATTCTTCTGCTTACCTCTGAGCCCTGAAAGTCAGCTGTTATTTGCATTTGAGTGGGAAAACCCCaaatcacaaaggaaaatgcaacTGACATGGACAGTGCTTCCCCAGGGATTTAAAAACAGCCTGGATATCTTTGGGAATCAGCTAGCCAAGGATTTGGAGCAATGGGAACACCCCTTGGGGAAAGGAGCTTTGTTACAGTATGTAGATGATCTATTGATAGCTATTGAGACAGAAGAAGCATGTGTAACATGGACTGTAAGTCTGCTGAATTTTCTGGGGCTCAATGGGTATGGAGTCTCCCCGCAGAAATCCCAAGGGGCCGAACAACAGGTAGTCTGTTTAGGCTACGAAATCACAGCAGGACTAAGGATGCTGGGAACAGCGAGGAAGGAAGCCATTTGTCAGACCCCCGAGCCCCGGACTGCAAAGGAGCTGCGCACATTCCTGGATCCATAACTATGGACTTCTGGTAAAACCACTCTTTGCACTTTTAAAAACTAACCCCAATACTCTCACTTGGGatggggaaagcagaagagcCTTTAAACAGTTAAAGCGTGAGCTCATGCAGGCTCCTGCCTTAGGGTTGCCAGACACAACAAAACCATTCTGGCTATTCTCATATGAAAAACAGGGAATAGCCTTGGGAGTTCTAGCTCAGAACTTGGGGCCCTATCGAAGGGCAGTAGCCTACTTCTCCAAACAACTGGATGAAGTAAGCAAAGGGTGGCCAAGCTGCTTGAGAGCAGTAGCTGTGCTGGTGTTAAATGCTCAGGAAGCACTAAATTTACTTTAGGGCAGAAAATCACAGTCTTGACATCTCACACTGTTTCAACTGTGTTAGAAGTGAAGGGTGGGCACTGGCTCTCACCACAGAGACTCCTTTAAGTATCAAGCCATCCTAGTGGATCGGGATGATGTGGAAATGATAGTAACTAACATTATCAACCCAGCAGCCTTCCTCGGTGGAACCTCAGGAGAACCAGTACCACATGACTGCCTGGTGACCATGGACGCTGTGTATTCCAGCTGACCAGACCTGAAGGAGGAACCACTAGAGGATGCTGAGGATTCTTGGTATACTGACGGtagcagctttgtgctgcagggGGTACGCAAAGCAGGCTATGCTGTGACAACTACAAACAAGGTAATAGAATCAAAAGCCTTGACCCCAAATACCTCTGCACAAAAGGCAGAGATTATAGCTCTAACTCGAGCATTAGAgctggcagaaggaaaaaggatcAACATATGGACTGATTCAAATATGCCTTTAGTGTGGTACATGCCCACGGAGCAATATGGAAGGAGAGGGGACTATTATCAACACAAGGAAAAGGCATTAAACATGCTGAGGAGATTTTCAGGCTCCTGTAAGCAGTACACCAGCCACAAAAGCTGGCCATTATGTATTGCAGAGTGCATCAGAAAGGGGAGACACCGGATGAAACAGGAAATGCTTTTGCAGACCAAGAGGCAAAGAGAGCAGCAAAGGAGGATCCGGTAGAACTGCATTCTCTGATTCCAGATGGTAAAATCCAAATTGATAGTGAACCCAGGTACTCGAGGAAAGATAAACATCTCATAGAAGATCTAGGAGGGCAAGTGGGAGAGGGAGGATGGGTCACTACTCCACAGGGTAAAATAATTATTCCCACAGCCATACTATGGGCAGTGATAATGGCTGAACATAGAAAAACTCAATGGGGAACTGAGGCACTGTATAAATATTTGGTCCAAAGAATAATTGCCCGGAACTTGTATTCCACAATTAGGCAGGTGACACAACAATGCGAGATATGTTTACAGAATAACCCCAAGTCAGGTCATAAAGTCACCCTAGGGCAGATAGGGAAAGGGAATTACCCGGGACAACAGTGGCAAATTGATTTCTCAGAACTCCCAAGAAAAGGGGGGTTCAGATATTTATTGGTATTAACAGACACCTTTTCGGGATGGCCAGAAGCGTACCCCTGTAGGACTAACAAGGCTCGAGAGGTAACAAAGGCTCTGTTACATGAGATTATTCCGAGGTTTGGGGTCCCTGCAGCAATTTCATCAGATCGTGGCCCACACTTTAATGCTAAAGTGGTCCAACAAGTAAGTTCACTATTGGGAATTGATTGGCAGCTACATACACCATACAGGCCGCAGTCCAGCGGTCAGGTGGAAAAAATGAATCACCTAATCAAATTACAGATAGTGAAATTGGGCCAAGAGGCTGGGATACCCTGGCCTCAGGCATTACCACTGGCACTCTTACGAGTTCGTACCAAACCCCGAACCAAGGAAGGACTGAGCCCATTCGAAATCCTTTATGGGAGGCCTTACCCTGTACAAAAGGGAATCTCTATGCAAACTGGGGAAGAAGTATTGAGTGAATATGGTAAATCTGACAAAGCAActaaagaaaattgaaaaaacaGTACTTGGGGCCAGGGCACGGGGCCTAGATAGCCCAGTGCATAATATACTACCAGGCGACTATGTTTATGTTAAATCCCTCTCAGATTCACCAAAGTGGAGTGGGCCCTACCAAGTGCTCCTGACCACCCACACGGCAGCAAAGGTGAAAGGACTGACGCCTTGGATACACCACACCCGCCTGAAGAAAGCTCCCAGACAACAGTGGACGGTGAAAGAGGAAGGACCACTGAAGATCAAAATCCAAAAACATGTATAACAGCTTGGTAATTTTTAGCATGACCGTGACAACAGTCGTAGCCTGGCATGGGAACAGCTACCTGAAAATGACTGAGAAAATTGGCCAGGCTTTCAATAAATCTTGCTGGATATGCACGGCCCTCCCtagaggagagggaagagtgCCTATGTATGGGGTGGCAACACTAAACTGGACAATTCCAAGCTGGGTGGAATATGGGAAATGTAAGTTTGGTCTAGAAGACAAGACAAACCACAGAAAGGTCCTAGGTTTGAGTTGCTAATCTTAGATTCTACTAGGTCAATCTTTGTAGATAGAAAATTTgataagggggtgggggtgggatggcGAAACTTAACGGGCATAGGGTGTAGTTGGGAATATGGGAATTCAGGAATAGTAACAGGGATTGTTAGAATTGGGAAATGGGCACAAGGTGAAGGAGAACAGATGAGGCATCATACTGGGTCTCAGATAAGAATATTCTCGGAATTGCAAGGATGGCTACATCATTTGCCTATCAAGAAAAGATGCCCAAGCCATGTAAATTACCAAATGGGTATTGGTGGCTGTGTGGGGATGGGCATGCTCGAAAAGCATTACCTATAAATTGGACAGGGACATGTACTGTAGGATATTTGGTACCTCAAACTACAGTACATGAAGACACCCCACGAGGACTTTTAAGAACTCCCTGGATTCGAACTAGGCGCACATACAACCCTCTAGCTAGGTACAATACAGGATTCCATAGCTTCCTGAGAGTCCTTATCCCAGCTCTAGGAGTAGCTCAGCTAGAACAGGCAATTGTGAATATCTCAGCTACTTTAGAAATAGTAGAAAATGCCACAACAGATGCATTACGAGCAATCCAAGAAGAGGTattgctgtttatcttgctccacagctgctgctctgaacagaagaaaacaccagaagaaaacaggagctcTCACAGCAGGAGAGGAATCTTCATCCCAAAACAATgactgggggggaggggggaactGTTTTGCCAATGGGGTCGCggggaatgtaatgaatatgtaacCAAACTCGGGGGgagactattgattatgtattagtttAACCTATATCTGTAACACGCTTTTTCCTCATGGTGAGCAAGTTTGGAGTGTTAACTGCTTGCACCAGGGCTGTGTGCACATCTCTTTATTAAATCATACCTGCTTTATATCCTAACAGGCTATAGAGTTTGTTTCCAGAGCAGTCTGGATAGAGAATATACAACAGTGATTAAGCTATTATTCAATGACAAAGAATGAAAGCTCACTGACACCTGGCCTAAAAAGGCAAACATCTTGGTTAGAAAGCACTTGAGTAAACAATAAGAGAACTCTTCTTTACACTGTTTTATTCAAAACCAAATGATCCAAATGTCATCACTTCACTTGCCTCTTTTCTGATCTactctctgttcttttctcacCGGACTAAAGCTCCTTTCACAGCTCCCAAACGTAGCAGTAGAGAGGCATTTACATAGTCTGGAAGTACTTTCCATATTTCTTTATCACTCATTGCCTACTTAGTGTCACTTACTGTATTGTTTTGAAATGTACATGGGAAAAAGATAGAGCTGAACGCTGTAGGTTCCATTTGTGTAGCCTCCAGTAGCAGATGTGCCTTCATTACAGACATTTGCCCAGGCACTTACAGAGTTTTGTTCTCTGGGGATATCCAGAATCCACCTGGATGCCTGTCAGTGTGAGCTGCTGTAGGGAACCCGCttcagcagggaggttggacaTGACTatccccagaggtcccttctgacacctataattctgtaattcattaATCTTTCCAAGCTCCTGAGTTCTGAGAAAACTGCTGAGAAGTGCATTACAAGCTTCAATTTAAAGTGATTCAGCTCTAGAGCCCACGTGTGTAACTGTCAGGGCCCTAACGAGCCCCGGCTGCTCCAACGAGGCAATGACTCCCAGGTGCCTCTTGGCCCCGGCCATCCACCCACAGCTGCACCCAGTCGGGAGCCCAGGGCAGGGCCCGCCCCAAAGCCTCTTAAGCTCCGCCGGAGGCTGCTAGGAGCAACCTGGAGGTTCTTAGCCTGCAGGAGTGGGCTTGGTTCCTTTGTCCTGTCCTGGCGCTGTGGGGGTTGAAAAGCAGCGTGAGGGTCTGCTTTTGAAACGGAACTTTGGGGTTTCGTTTAATGTTCTCTGTTGTGTTGTTTCAGGCTGCTGTGAGCCCTCTCGTGGTAAGGATCAGCACAAACCGGTGAGCACTTCTAGCAGTGGGGCCGTGGAGTGCTCGGGAGCTGTTATGGGCTCCCCGTCTGCAGCAGGAGCCTGCCGGGCTGTCACCCTGCTCTTTGTAGGTGCTATTGCCAGGCTGCCCTGGCTGTTTGGAGCCGGTATAGTGTTGTTGCCCGGCTCCCATtgcattttttgggggggtgcTGCTCAGTTCCCCGAATCCAATCACAGCCCTGGGTGCTCTCAGCCCCAAAGGGTTCTTCAGTGGGTGCTTCAATTCTTCCTGTTGTCACTGGTGGGTGTGAGTGGGGTGAGACCCTATTCCTCCAGccttggtgctgctgggagtAAGAAATAACACAAATGGCTGCTGAACCATCGGTGTTCTCCTATTGCAGGCTGAATGAGGGCTGCAGCGCGGCCTCTTGTCAGCCTGAACTGGTGAGAGTTGAGAGTCCCTAAGTAAGTTCTTGCTTTTTAGGGCTTGTGTAGGGTCACTGCCACATGGCTTTTGAGGTCTGCCAGga
This region of Coturnix japonica isolate 7356 chromosome 4, Coturnix japonica 2.1, whole genome shotgun sequence genomic DNA includes:
- the NCR3LG1 gene encoding natural cytotoxicity triggering receptor 3 ligand 1; the protein is MGGSQGKEVPERTPLGCILAHWRDIAGKSRGTLSRKTLIKYCNQWWLVYKLEDGEKWPLNGTVNYNTLLQLMLFLRRESKWDEAAYADMFFTLRNHPEWQKECGMGPPQDPFVLTVEKERCETGESKIKRCCSSCSIGQQCTKTGKVREPEELSEYLQAPWAAGAIGEEAPLERSPEVPPLEHPPLPPDPPVPPAPSAPPASPVASQTLRQQQQPLVIAPLREMVGPRGIILVRVPFSLPDLESWREICKNYRDDPLKVARHLQFIIRQHDPDWDDIQLLLDQLTETEKQLVLKTAQTLTEDSLQGTNEDIKDHFPLQNPRWDPNTKHGRELLERYREWVIKGVERAIPRTVNWSKLFEVKQGPQETPSEFLERLRNVMRKHTSLDPRSEEGIQQLVSLFTGQSAGDVRRKLQKLRAPASWNLESLLEEAWRVFSNREEVDNREDRKVLMTALQETRKGGMNKVRKPLEKDQCALCRKKGLWKNECPLRKQKEKGGAWNKIQAPVEKDC